Part of the Mangifera indica cultivar Alphonso chromosome 4, CATAS_Mindica_2.1, whole genome shotgun sequence genome, TTGTATTTGCTAACAAACAGGATCTTCCAAATGCAATGAATGCTGCTGAGATTACTGATAAACTCGGCCTCCACTCGCTCAGGCAGCGTCACTGGTAAAATTGACCGCTTTTTGCTGTTATTTTGTCAGTGTCATGTTTTGGATGGGTTCTAATATGCTTCCGTTTTTCAGGTACATTCAAAGCACCTGTGCAACCTCTGGTGAGGGTCTTTATGAAGGTCTGGATTGGCTCTCCAACAACATTGCTAACAAGGTGAGAAAGCATCCCCTTGtgcaaaatttctaaaaaaattatgtgaatgaAGCTGCGCTCAGTCAAAATTTCTGATTTCAAAATATGTTGAGCTGCACTGTGGAATTTTGCTGTTACGTTTTTCTCTGTTCTGAATTCCTCTATTTTTCTTGAATTGTAGGCATGAAGCCATTAAAGATCTTTTGCGGACTGGCAATTCTGGATGCAGGGGtgaatattatctattttttttttagtttctttttgcTTGAGACAGTtgggttgttttgttttttgtttttaggaCCTTATGACTATACTGTAATAGAAGAATGGTTGGTTAAATACTTGTACTTTTGAGCCTTCAGCTGGGTTTAGATGTGGTGCTTCTATCTGTAATTGAAACTAATTTGGTGCAACATCCccatataattttgttttctttcaatgCGTTTATGTTGTTGCTGGCGTACGGGGAGGTGATATTTATGGTAAGAGTAAGACGGTGTAATTGGTTTTTGAACATAGCAGTTCGTCAAACTACCTCATCTAATAATTCCCTGGCTTTGTTATGAAGTGCAAGTTAAGTGTTTTGACAAATAAGATGTTTTAGTTTTGCTTCTCGCAGTCTCCGTGATTTATTTTCTGGGCCCGTTACTCTGCTCAATGTGGCGCAAGACCGAAAAAGTGGCAGATCTCGGGATTACGGCTTACCTGAACTCAGTTCACTAATTCTATAtggtataattaaatatatattcaccAGATTATTCCTCATCAATTTGTGGAGGCTCAGAAGCAGTTTTACTTTTACCGGCGTAATCATGTATGTAAGATCTTACTGAAGCTTCATGCTCATAAAATTGGTTATTGGTTATTGATTATAGTCAGTCACTTGTAAACTCGGCATGGAATCGCTCTACATGATATAAACGTTTACTCACATCAAAATGAAAGTCTTCTATTTTTCTAACCCTTCAATATGCACCCCATCTCACCCTTTGATCCTCCATCAAGATTGGCATCTGAGTGAAGTGAAGGGTTTTAATAGTACCTTTTACTTTCATTGCAACAGATCAAATCAACTAGGTtatcaataacaattttaatctCACCCTTAAGATAATAGCTCAGTCACTGTCATATACACTTCTTATCCtcctaactaaaaataaataaaatcaaatttgctGAGCCCACAGTaacaaatattgaattaaaaacgCAAAAGCTATTTGATATCTTAATTAGTTGCTTGCATTTTCACTTTATCTTTTAAGATTTGTGTTTGATTCATCATCAATGCCCTTTTttcatacaataatatatatatatatatatatatatatatatatatatatatatatatatatatatatatatatatatatatatatatatatatatatatatatatatatgatttaaatatataaataatatatcaatatataattaaatattatttcatctttaatttaaaaatatatacaaataattttacttttttggatTATGTAATTGTATTACTATCTATCTAAGGAAGAGTATTTTACTCGGTAAAAGTCAGTTTCAGCTTTTCTTTATTCCGCAATTTAATGTACATTTGAGGGACCTTTTGCTTTGGTCACATGTGAAGAAAGACTAGATAATGacattagtttaattaatacttgattaaatttaattaatataatgtaatCATGATTTTTAAGCAAGTTGCTTTcttaattggatttttttttttttattctgtaCAAAATCTATTGACGTCAAACCTGATGCCTCGTAACcaggaaaaaattatattttaaagttatatatatatatatatatatatatatatatatataaatacccATTACATTAATCTCGTTTTCAATTTTTAGTCTAATCCAAGAATCAGCGATGTGATTATCGCTGAAGCTTATGATGTCGCtttatttaagattaattattgTTGTgaccaaaaattaaataaacctaaaatttttatcaatatttagAATTTGAAAACGAATTCACAATCCTCCTACAGATTTGaatgaattttcctttttctgggGAACATCTTTAATTTTGCATGTCATATACTCTTATATATCTGTGGCTCTGAGAATATTATTTCTTTGGCTCTAAGCTTTACAAAAgtttaaaggaaaataatgaaaGGAAATCCCAAGACCAACAGAATTAACGGATTTTGTGGAGCGCAAAACATCCATTTAGTTAAAGGTATAGGGATGCTAAGAATTCTGCAGTGAAAGCTGAAAAGGAAAAGGAGGAAGCAGTAGCAGAAGAGCACAATGAAACATAATAAAGCTACAAAGCTAACAGTGAATCTCTCCCAATTACCATTCAAAACCAGTACGTCTTCTTCACAAAACAGGTTGAGATCTGAGAATCTTTGTTATCGTTGTTGTGAACACTACGGCATGTTGTGCTGTCACATCTCCTTGCTCTTCACTGCATTTTCATCCATGTAGTATTATTCCttctcctttctcttctttttctctttttatatatgcTTTTCTTAATCTTCAAGGCCGAATATTATAAGTTGGCTATGAATAGCATGTTCTTGACTCACTCAAACGTTGTTCATttgattgtataaataagtttctATAGTTTATTTGAATCCGATTGTTCGTCTCTCGTAATTAAATTTGGCAGCTTCTCTTAATATTATTTCCAGGGGCCCATGTAGGCcaacaatttcatttcttttcttttccaatccACAGATGCATGctatatcttttcttttcttgtttatattttacagaaaaagaggaaaatgaCTCCCACTATCGATTTATGCATGCCTTTACGTCTCCTCCTGGTTTTTTagtatatttatgaatataCTATCACCACCACCTATCAAATCTCATCCGTCCATTTTGATGATAAGGCCAGAGTGGTGGGTTGTAGAGGAAGtgatattcattaattttttgttttttactttaatttatacCGACCTGGATTTGAACAAGGAATATTACTAAAAACAtccaagagaaaatatataaaaaagctGAAATATTTCAGTTTCATTTAGAGTTCATTTGACATGCATTTAGACCTCATTTGGTGAGGTCTATTTAAGGAGGCCAAGTTTGCCAATGCAGCTCAGTTAGGTAGCTTCCAGAAAACACCAATCTTCTTAAATCACTCAACATTTTCAAGTGATCTCCAGCATTCAAACCAAAGTGATGGCCCCAGAAGTTCCTGTAGATGTCTTCTCGGGCAGTGGCAAGATTTCTACGTTGAACAAGGGCTATTCAAAAAGAGCCTACGTGACATTTTTAGCCGGCAATGGCGATTATGTTAAAGGAGTGGTTGGGTTGGCTAAGGGTTTGCGCAAGGTGAAAAGTGCATACCCTCTAGTTGTTGCAATTTTGCCCGATGTCCCCGATGAGCACCGTCAGATCCTAAGGTCTCAGGGCTGCATCGTTCAAGAAATCGAGCCTATTTACCCCCCAGAAAATCAGATTCAATTTGCCATGGCCTACTATGTCATCAACTATTCCAAGCTCCGCATATGGAATGTAAGTAATTATAACACATAAAtattctcacttttttttttctttgggtgAACCTTAACACCATACAGATAAGTATATACTGTGCATAAAGAATTACAAAGATACACTTTAGGTCTCTATCAAAACCATATCTCATCTTCGtgcatttaatatgaaaatcaaGCATATATACTTAATACTTCTCTTTTTCAGCACAAGTTCGTATATATATAGTTGGGTTAATGTATGTTTACAGTTCGAGGAGTACAGCAAGATGATATACTTGGATGCTGATATTCAAGTGTTCGAGAATATTGACAATCTTTTCGACACGGCAGACGGGTATTTCTACGCTGTAATGGACTGCTTCTGTGAGAAGACATGGAGCAACTCACCCCAATACTCCATTGGCTACTGCCAGCAGTGCCCAGATAAAGTTAAATGGCCTGCCGAGATGGGATCTCCTCCTTCTCTGTACTTCAATGCTGGAATGTTTGTGTTCGAGCCTAGCCGTTTAACCTATGAAAGTCTTTTTGAGACTCTCCAAATCATTCCACCAACACCATTTGCTGAGCAAGTGAgttcatttttaataagttaCTCCAGGCGATTctgattttattgtattaatttttttgccGTATGGATTTGACAGGATTTCTTGAACATGTTCTTCCAAAAGATTTACAAACCAATTCCCTTGGCCTACAACTTGGTTCTCGCGATGATTTGGCGCCACCCAGAGAATGTGGAGCTTGAGAAAGTAAAGGTGGTGCATTATTGCGCTGCTGTGAGTACTCTcgaataattcaaatttgtttttcagaATCTTCCTATTTCAGAAGCTTAATTAAACTCCTTTTAATTTCCTTCTTTCGTAAACTAAAATAGGGTTCAAAGCCCTGGAGGTACACTGGAAAGGAAGTTAATATGGACAGAGAAGACATAAAGATGTTAGTGGAAAAATGGTGGGATATTTATAACGATGAGTCCCTTGATTTCAAGGCAGAAGATCATGCTCCAGAAGAAGAGACATTTTCGAGAACATCCATCATGTCTACTATGCCAAAA contains:
- the LOC123213275 gene encoding galactinol synthase 1-like produces the protein MAPEVPVDVFSGSGKISTLNKGYSKRAYVTFLAGNGDYVKGVVGLAKGLRKVKSAYPLVVAILPDVPDEHRQILRSQGCIVQEIEPIYPPENQIQFAMAYYVINYSKLRIWNFEEYSKMIYLDADIQVFENIDNLFDTADGYFYAVMDCFCEKTWSNSPQYSIGYCQQCPDKVKWPAEMGSPPSLYFNAGMFVFEPSRLTYESLFETLQIIPPTPFAEQDFLNMFFQKIYKPIPLAYNLVLAMIWRHPENVELEKVKVVHYCAAGSKPWRYTGKEVNMDREDIKMLVEKWWDIYNDESLDFKAEDHAPEEETFSRTSIMSTMPKSAISYIPAPSAA